The following proteins come from a genomic window of Thiothrix winogradskyi:
- a CDS encoding response regulator — MDNNTILIVEDELRIRQFLRPALESEGCKVFEATTVASGLAMSGDVKPGLIILDLGLPDADGIDFILTFRTWSDTPILVLSARNGETDKVSALDVGADDYLAKPFGIAELLARLRVLRRRKDSRPLNDNAVIQFGEIMVDRSRRYITRNEEMVHLTPREYHLLTVLLAQPDKVLTQRQLLREVWGAGHSEDGHYLRIYIGRLRQKLEVNPAQPRHLLTETGIGYRFTL, encoded by the coding sequence ATGGACAATAATACGATTTTGATCGTTGAAGACGAGCTTCGCATTCGCCAATTCCTGCGCCCCGCACTGGAGTCTGAAGGCTGTAAAGTCTTTGAAGCAACAACGGTAGCCAGCGGCTTGGCGATGTCGGGGGATGTAAAACCCGGTTTAATTATTTTGGATTTGGGGCTACCGGACGCTGATGGTATCGACTTTATTCTCACATTCCGTACTTGGTCAGACACCCCGATTTTGGTGTTATCCGCCCGCAATGGAGAAACCGATAAAGTCTCGGCCTTGGATGTGGGAGCCGATGACTACCTCGCCAAACCGTTTGGCATCGCCGAATTATTGGCACGCTTACGGGTGCTCAGGCGACGCAAGGATAGCCGACCGCTGAATGATAATGCCGTGATTCAGTTTGGTGAAATCATGGTGGATCGCTCGCGACGTTACATCACCCGCAATGAGGAAATGGTGCACCTCACCCCGCGTGAATACCATTTATTAACAGTTCTACTCGCCCAACCCGATAAGGTGTTAACACAGCGGCAATTACTGCGGGAAGTGTGGGGAGCGGGACATTCTGAAGATGGTCATTACTTGCGCATTTACATTGGTCGTTTGCGACAAAAGTTAGAGGTGAACCCTGCCCAACCGCGTCACCTGTTAACCGAGACAGGTATTGGCTACCGTTTCACCCTGTAA
- a CDS encoding DUF4118 domain-containing protein, whose protein sequence is MSNDSLWFSRLNLDNPYGIESYVLAILLAILVSVVSYPLVNVLDIANIIMLFLLEVFLCALWLGQGPSLVAALASVLLFDFFFVPPQFALLTTSVEHIVTLIVMLLIALLTGQITATLLAKNQAFHLSEELTNSLYRMARELAGAVDKPQVETIAEHYPHNPVTESLLEIARERLHYADIAQVNRLQVESERLRASILSSLSHDLRTPLTALVGLTETLKAGGKQLSQPVQQEMLEAVHEQSVHLADMVTNLLDLARLSAGKLSLRTEWHSMLEVVGSALRLLNSLLPPERVQINIPANFPLLLFDAVLIERVVGNLLENAAKHTPTNTLISIHAHIVEDHAEICIADHGAGFPPQMLLAADARPPTTGLGLVICEAIIKAHQGSLHLEQHASGGACIRFTLPLGIPPVLENDPEEEFPDYGQ, encoded by the coding sequence ATGTCCAACGACAGCCTGTGGTTTTCCCGTTTAAATCTGGACAATCCTTACGGGATTGAATCTTATGTATTAGCTATCCTGCTGGCGATATTGGTTAGCGTGGTGTCTTACCCCTTGGTCAATGTGCTGGACATTGCCAACATCATTATGTTGTTTTTGCTGGAAGTGTTTCTGTGTGCGTTATGGCTGGGGCAAGGCCCTTCTTTGGTCGCAGCACTCGCGTCAGTGCTCCTGTTCGATTTTTTCTTCGTGCCGCCACAGTTTGCGTTATTAACCACCAGTGTGGAACACATTGTCACCTTGATTGTGATGCTGTTGATTGCCCTACTGACGGGACAAATAACGGCAACCTTATTGGCAAAAAATCAGGCGTTCCATCTCAGTGAAGAATTAACCAACTCGTTGTACCGCATGGCACGGGAATTGGCGGGCGCAGTCGACAAACCCCAAGTGGAAACGATTGCGGAACATTATCCACACAATCCGGTAACGGAATCCCTGTTGGAAATTGCGCGTGAACGCCTGCATTATGCCGATATAGCGCAAGTAAACCGCCTGCAAGTAGAGTCAGAACGCTTACGCGCCTCTATTCTTTCATCCCTTTCTCACGATTTACGTACACCCTTAACCGCCTTGGTCGGCTTAACGGAAACACTGAAAGCCGGTGGTAAGCAACTTTCTCAACCTGTTCAGCAAGAAATGTTGGAAGCGGTTCATGAACAATCCGTGCATTTAGCGGATATGGTAACGAATTTGCTGGATCTGGCGCGTTTATCTGCCGGTAAACTTAGCCTACGCACCGAATGGCATTCTATGCTTGAAGTGGTTGGTTCTGCGTTACGCTTACTGAACTCTTTATTGCCACCCGAACGGGTGCAAATCAACATTCCCGCTAACTTTCCATTACTGCTATTTGACGCAGTGCTGATCGAAAGAGTCGTCGGTAATTTATTGGAAAATGCAGCTAAACATACACCCACTAATACTTTGATCAGCATCCATGCCCACATTGTTGAGGATCATGCCGAGATTTGCATTGCCGATCACGGTGCGGGCTTTCCGCCCCAAATGCTACTCGCGGCGGATGCACGACCTCCCACTACAGGGTTGGGATTAGTGATTTGTGAAGCGATTATTAAAGCGCATCAAGGTAGCTTGCACTTAGAACAACACGCCAGCGGCGGTGCGTGTATTCGCTTTACCCTGCCCCTAGGCATCCCCCCAGTGTTAGAAAACGACCCTGAAGAGGAATTCCCCGATTATGGACAATAA
- a CDS encoding solute symporter family protein: MKKTFWTGSITLLLALLASQAAFAADGGAVADEFKWLTFLVFGLIIGMTMYVTYRAAKQTSSAADFYAAGRSVTGIQNGWAIAGDYLSAASFLGIAGLISLYGYDGFMYSVGWLVAYITVLLVIAEPCRNIGKYTLGDILAFRNNPKAAKTVAAISTVTVSTFYLTAQMVGGGVLVKTLIGIDYEISVIAVGILMLTYVVFGGMKATTWVQIIKAILLVTASILLVLFTWGQYGFSMPGFLQAAVDNPDIQNQVAKLIGDAATNMTPAELGQRFLEPGLYLKNPIDQISLGMALVLGTAGMPHILMRFFTVPTAQDARTSVIWAMAIIGGFYVLTLFLGLGAAMNVTPASIMALDKGGNMAAPLLAQYVGGGADSMLGNLFLAFVSAVAFATIVAVVAGLVLASASAMSHDLYVGVFRGERATAKEQITAARIATVIVGALAIYVGIAAKGQNVAHLVALAFAVAASSNLPAVFLTLYWKKTNTYGIVAGMLVGAGTAILLVMLSPNMTYPLAKIADAQKVLDGTPATAAKEAAPAQWSFSCELFASADCKKEVKASPEKPAVPGAKEKLAKAQADLATLTDEAAKTAKSKEIAGLEKSITAAEADLKKFEGQTTSMMGLEKPWFMLKNPGLLSIILGFLVTILVSLFTRDRRAEEMWDELYVRQNTGINAEGAQAH; the protein is encoded by the coding sequence ATGAAGAAAACTTTTTGGACGGGTTCTATAACCCTGTTATTAGCATTGTTGGCAAGCCAGGCTGCTTTTGCAGCAGACGGTGGCGCGGTTGCCGACGAATTCAAATGGCTGACTTTCCTGGTCTTCGGTCTGATTATTGGTATGACCATGTACGTGACGTACCGTGCAGCCAAGCAAACCTCTTCAGCGGCTGACTTTTATGCGGCGGGTCGTTCTGTTACTGGTATCCAAAACGGTTGGGCGATTGCAGGTGATTACCTGTCTGCGGCGTCTTTCCTCGGTATTGCTGGTCTAATCTCTCTGTACGGTTATGATGGTTTCATGTACTCCGTAGGCTGGTTGGTGGCGTATATCACCGTTTTATTGGTGATTGCTGAACCCTGCCGGAACATCGGTAAGTACACCTTGGGTGACATCTTGGCTTTCCGTAACAACCCGAAAGCAGCCAAGACAGTCGCGGCAATTTCAACCGTAACGGTTTCCACGTTCTACCTGACGGCTCAAATGGTAGGTGGCGGCGTTCTGGTTAAAACCCTGATCGGTATTGACTATGAAATTTCCGTTATTGCGGTCGGTATCCTGATGCTGACTTATGTCGTATTCGGCGGTATGAAAGCGACAACTTGGGTACAAATCATCAAGGCAATCTTGCTGGTAACAGCTTCTATCCTGCTGGTGCTGTTCACTTGGGGTCAATACGGTTTCTCGATGCCCGGCTTCCTGCAAGCGGCGGTCGATAACCCAGACATTCAAAATCAAGTGGCTAAGCTGATCGGTGATGCAGCAACTAACATGACACCGGCTGAACTGGGTCAACGCTTCCTCGAACCAGGGCTGTACTTGAAAAACCCGATTGACCAAATCTCGTTGGGTATGGCGTTGGTATTGGGTACGGCAGGTATGCCACACATCCTGATGCGCTTCTTCACTGTACCAACTGCACAAGATGCACGGACTTCCGTTATCTGGGCAATGGCTATCATCGGTGGTTTCTACGTTCTGACCCTGTTCCTGGGCTTGGGCGCTGCGATGAATGTAACCCCTGCTTCCATCATGGCGTTGGATAAAGGCGGTAACATGGCAGCACCGTTGTTGGCACAGTACGTCGGTGGTGGCGCTGATTCCATGCTGGGTAACTTGTTCCTCGCCTTCGTATCCGCTGTTGCGTTCGCGACTATCGTGGCGGTTGTTGCAGGTTTGGTATTGGCTTCAGCCTCTGCGATGTCTCATGACTTGTATGTGGGGGTATTCCGTGGTGAACGCGCTACTGCGAAAGAACAAATCACGGCGGCGCGTATTGCTACTGTGATCGTGGGCGCATTGGCAATCTACGTCGGTATCGCCGCAAAAGGTCAAAACGTGGCGCACTTGGTGGCATTGGCGTTTGCGGTGGCGGCTTCCTCTAACTTACCCGCCGTCTTCCTGACCTTGTACTGGAAGAAAACCAATACCTACGGTATCGTTGCCGGGATGTTGGTGGGTGCAGGGACGGCGATCTTATTGGTAATGCTGTCACCCAACATGACTTACCCATTGGCAAAAATTGCTGATGCACAGAAAGTGCTGGATGGTACTCCAGCGACAGCAGCAAAAGAAGCCGCGCCAGCGCAATGGAGCTTCTCGTGCGAATTGTTCGCCAGCGCTGATTGCAAGAAAGAAGTGAAGGCGTCTCCAGAAAAACCGGCTGTTCCGGGTGCGAAAGAGAAGTTAGCAAAAGCGCAAGCAGATCTGGCAACCTTGACTGACGAAGCAGCTAAAACTGCCAAGTCCAAAGAAATTGCGGGTCTGGAAAAATCCATTACAGCGGCTGAAGCAGATCTGAAGAAATTTGAAGGTCAAACCACCAGCATGATGGGCTTGGAAAAACCGTGGTTTATGCTGAAAAACCCCGGTTTACTCTCCATTATCTTGGGCTTCTTGGTCACTATTCTGGTTTCACTGTTCACGCGGGATCGCCGTGCTGAGGAGATGTGGGACGAGCTGTATGTGCGTCAAAATACTGGTATCAACGCTGAAGGTGCGCAAGCACACTAA
- a CDS encoding DUF485 domain-containing protein yields MASNINWAAIDNDPRFQALHKKKTTFLWSLMIISTVYYFLLPIGAAYYPELFKIKVWGPMNVGILFALSEFVVAWTIAAVYARRANRQFDAMAAEIVRDSNLIK; encoded by the coding sequence ATGGCGTCAAATATAAACTGGGCCGCGATCGATAACGACCCGCGCTTTCAGGCTTTGCACAAGAAGAAAACAACCTTCTTGTGGAGTCTGATGATTATTTCAACTGTCTATTATTTCTTACTGCCAATTGGGGCGGCTTACTATCCTGAACTGTTCAAAATCAAGGTTTGGGGACCAATGAACGTCGGCATCTTGTTTGCCTTGTCGGAGTTCGTGGTGGCATGGACGATTGCGGCTGTTTATGCACGTCGTGCTAACCGTCAGTTCGATGCGATGGCGGCAGAAATCGTTCGTGACTCAAATTTGATCAAGTAA
- a CDS encoding ATP-binding protein, which translates to MTRIFIRDEYHCGQRDTEAEDYVKQFATPVLFGRTHEIGLLNQAWVDSQSHLFLLHGAIGLGKTALIHKWLHTLQKKHWHDAETVFLWSFYPPDLTRPLEDPVEEFFRYALHWFGGEAATRCPNLLQGEYLAKLVNAHHTLLILDGLETLQYTKGSAANQVGDPRLNVLLERLAAQNAGLCVVISREPLEGNFDETGVKHHALEKLSVDAAAECLSYKGVQADTDKLRQIAVDYGQNPLTLNLLGGYLSVWHAGDWQRMDQIPVLMDQQADGRQARRILVANATELHGKPTEAILYLLSLLYRPVHWDTLEALLSRERNWSLPPIFKRPPQDNYASLIAGFLRLSQRKRYQAILQLRELGLLELSGRCFWLPLWVREAYQRQFKYDWPVAWKQTNVHLMQYHAALPPETDALTGIIPLTVTQKSVKVTGPFGKLITPTPISAPEPAIIPEPVAVAEMAVETKEPAPEFTEANVYTPHIDLAWLNSLSPALTATLANTRSATAIDDIVESSSALTAADTVIEVSSEPIVEPIPAPAPEPVVEIVSETVVEPAPEPSKTPVTTLQRADIDNMLELMAQLKHYQNALHTLQIRTQKYQKHVRQFDREVRSVKVKGAA; encoded by the coding sequence ATGACCAGGATCTTTATCCGGGACGAATACCATTGTGGGCAGCGCGATACTGAGGCAGAAGACTACGTTAAGCAGTTTGCAACGCCCGTACTCTTTGGGCGCACTCACGAAATTGGCTTGCTCAATCAGGCGTGGGTCGACAGCCAGTCACACCTATTTTTGCTGCATGGCGCAATCGGGCTTGGCAAAACTGCGCTGATACATAAATGGCTACACACGCTGCAAAAGAAGCACTGGCATGATGCCGAAACGGTATTTCTTTGGTCATTTTACCCCCCCGACCTTACTCGCCCGTTAGAAGATCCAGTCGAGGAGTTTTTCCGCTACGCCCTGCACTGGTTTGGTGGGGAAGCTGCCACCCGTTGCCCCAATTTATTACAGGGTGAGTATTTGGCTAAACTGGTGAATGCGCACCATACCCTGTTGATTCTGGATGGCTTGGAAACCCTGCAATACACCAAAGGCAGTGCCGCTAACCAAGTCGGCGACCCGCGCCTGAACGTGTTACTGGAACGCCTCGCTGCCCAAAATGCAGGTCTGTGCGTCGTCATTAGCCGCGAACCGTTGGAGGGTAATTTCGATGAGACCGGTGTAAAACATCACGCACTGGAAAAATTATCCGTGGATGCTGCCGCCGAATGTTTAAGCTACAAAGGCGTGCAGGCGGATACCGACAAATTGCGGCAAATTGCCGTTGATTACGGGCAAAATCCGCTGACCTTGAATTTGCTGGGTGGCTATCTGAGCGTCTGGCACGCGGGCGATTGGCAACGCATGGATCAAATCCCCGTCTTGATGGATCAGCAAGCCGACGGTCGCCAAGCCCGCCGTATTCTGGTCGCCAACGCCACGGAATTGCACGGCAAACCCACCGAAGCTATCCTCTATTTACTGAGCCTATTGTACCGCCCGGTTCACTGGGACACGCTGGAAGCGTTACTCAGCAGGGAACGCAATTGGTCACTGCCCCCAATCTTCAAGCGCCCGCCGCAAGATAATTACGCCAGCCTGATCGCAGGTTTCCTCCGCCTGAGCCAACGCAAGCGTTACCAAGCCATTCTGCAATTGCGTGAATTGGGTTTGCTGGAACTTTCTGGTCGGTGTTTCTGGCTGCCGCTGTGGGTGAGGGAAGCTTACCAGCGCCAATTCAAATACGACTGGCCGGTGGCGTGGAAACAAACGAATGTGCACCTGATGCAATACCATGCGGCACTCCCGCCTGAGACCGATGCGCTGACAGGCATTATCCCGCTGACAGTCACGCAAAAATCGGTCAAAGTCACCGGGCCGTTCGGGAAATTAATCACCCCAACGCCTATAAGCGCACCTGAACCGGCAATCATTCCCGAACCCGTGGCAGTGGCAGAAATGGCGGTAGAAACTAAAGAGCCAGCACCTGAATTCACCGAAGCCAACGTGTATACGCCGCATATTGATTTGGCATGGCTCAATAGCCTAAGCCCGGCACTTACCGCCACCTTGGCAAACACCCGCAGTGCCACAGCAATCGACGATATTGTCGAATCAAGCAGTGCGCTTACCGCAGCAGATACCGTGATTGAGGTGTCGTCTGAACCGATAGTTGAACCCATCCCCGCCCCCGCCCCTGAACCGGTCGTTGAAATCGTATCCGAAACGGTGGTTGAACCCGCCCCCGAACCCTCAAAAACGCCAGTCACCACGCTACAACGTGCTGATATTGATAATATGCTTGAGCTGATGGCGCAACTCAAACACTATCAAAACGCCTTGCACACCTTGCAAATTCGTACCCAAAAGTACCAAAAGCACGTCAGGCAGTTTGACAGGGAGGTGCGGTCTGTAAAAGTGAAAGGGGCTGCTTGA